The stretch of DNA GATTTCAGTAGTTGCACTCATATTTGGTGGGGCTGTTGAACTTTATGATTTTGCTTATGTGTTGACTTTTGGGATTATTATAGGAACCTATTCATCTATTTTTATTGCATCTCCTTTAGTTGAGATTTACGACACTATAGCTTCTAAAAGAGCCAGACTCTAAGAGAGTTTGAAAAATATTTATAATATAACCCATGAGATTGAGGAAGAGCTTGTTAAGCAATCTTTTTTGGCTATGGGTTATTCTTCCCCCAACCCACCCGTAGGGTGTGTTCTTTCTGATTTAGAAGGGAATATACTATCCAAAGGGCATACTCAAAAAACAGGCTTCGATCACGCTGAAATTTCTGCCTATAATAATTTTACAAAAACAGGTGTGTCGCATAACGTATTTGTCACCCTCGAACCCTGTACTCATACAGGTAAAACTCCTCCTTGTGCAGATACAATTTTAAAAAAAAGACCAGAATCTGTATTTTATGGATTGAAAGACCCAAACCCGCTTGTCGTGGATAGTAGTTTTGAAAAAAAATATTCAGATGAAAAAATTGATATATCTAAATCAGATGAAATACAAAAAATTGCAAAAGCCTATTTAAATGGATTTTTATCCAGAATTCATTTTGGACGACCGGCAGTTTTGGTAAAAATCGTCGAAACCAAGGAAGGATTTTTTGGGTCTCAAGATGAGTCTGTTAGAATTTCCTCTCCAGAGTCCGATAATATGAGCCAACTGTTAAGAGCCAAATTTGATGGAATTATAGTCGGTCCAAAAACTATTTCTATGGATAAGCCTTTATTAGATTTTCGTAAAATTAAAAGCCGAGAAAATAATTACAAAGTTACTCAAAATGAAAATTTGTTTTTTTCAAATCTTTTTTCTATTTCGGGGGATGATTCTGTAATCTCGTTTCATTCTGAAAATAGTGAAGATTATCAACCCTTTCGGATTTTTGTTTTAAGCCGAGAAGAAGAAGTGTCGGAAGATTTTCTTATCAAGCAATTTGAAATTAATGAAAAGCATAAATCTAAAAAAGCAATTTTTTTCCTGTTGGATAGTCGAAGGAAAAATATAAATTGCATATCCGAAAAAACGATTATAAATCTGAAAAAGTTGACTCTCCATGAAATCTTTCCAATCTCTGAAGAAGAAATTCCTTCGAAAATATTTGATTCCTTGAAAAAATTAGAATTAAATACTCTTATTGTAGAGGGTGGGAATTTGTTGTATAGGGCGTTCACAAAAAATTTATCTCGTTACGATTCGATCCTAAAAATTACGGGGAATTCAGTTTCTTTAAAGAAAGGAATCCTGCCCGAGTTGAATTACCAAAATACATGTAGAAATTTTCGAGCAGAGATTGGAAGAGATACTTGGGAGGTGTTTGGATGTTTACCGGAATCATAGAAGGAGTAGGTGAAGTTATAGAAAAATCTAAGAACGAAAGTGGAATTGATTTCTTAGTTAAAACAGGTT from Leptospiraceae bacterium encodes:
- a CDS encoding bifunctional diaminohydroxyphosphoribosylaminopyrimidine deaminase/5-amino-6-(5-phosphoribosylamino)uracil reductase, whose translation is MKNIYNITHEIEEELVKQSFLAMGYSSPNPPVGCVLSDLEGNILSKGHTQKTGFDHAEISAYNNFTKTGVSHNVFVTLEPCTHTGKTPPCADTILKKRPESVFYGLKDPNPLVVDSSFEKKYSDEKIDISKSDEIQKIAKAYLNGFLSRIHFGRPAVLVKIVETKEGFFGSQDESVRISSPESDNMSQLLRAKFDGIIVGPKTISMDKPLLDFRKIKSRENNYKVTQNENLFFSNLFSISGDDSVISFHSENSEDYQPFRIFVLSREEEVSEDFLIKQFEINEKHKSKKAIFFLLDSRRKNINCISEKTIINLKKLTLHEIFPISEEEIPSKIFDSLKKLELNTLIVEGGNLLYRAFTKNLSRYDSILKITGNSVSLKKGILPELNYQNTCRNFRAEIGRDTWEVFGCLPES